In Nerophis ophidion isolate RoL-2023_Sa linkage group LG03, RoL_Noph_v1.0, whole genome shotgun sequence, the following are encoded in one genomic region:
- the LOC133548901 gene encoding cytochrome c oxidase assembly protein COX16 homolog, mitochondrial-like: MFTLKSLQKSRTFKYGIPMLLLVVGGSFGLREFTQIRYDAQKINRKLDPSLEARVSKQDQSRVLENEYEKMKGANLDEWKNIRGPRPWENSKDFQEQQRKTQR; encoded by the exons ATGTTTACTCTGAAAAGTCTGCAGAAGAGCAGGACTTTTAAATACGGAATACCCATGCTC CTGCTGGTGGTCGGAGGTTCTTTTGGCCTGCGGGAGTTTACGCAGATTCGATATGATGCCCAGAAGATCAATAGAAAG TTGGATCCTTCACTGGAGGCCCGAGTGAGTAAGCAGGACCAGTCGCGTGTCTTGGAGAATGAGTATGAG AAGATGAAGGGGGCCAATTTGGACGAGTGGAAGAACATCCGGGGCCCTCGGCCCTGGGAGAACTCCAAGGATTTCCAGGAGCAGCAGCGCAAGACGCAAAGATAG